A stretch of the Janthinobacterium sp. B9-8 genome encodes the following:
- the dsbD gene encoding protein-disulfide reductase DsbD: protein MKTYLDLIRVAACPHPTRFNRETMFKTIKSTLCAALLALSFSQAWAEDPVFLEPEQALKMSAKAKDHQTVEVRFAIADGYYLYKNKLKISADSGVELAAPKFPPSLSHDDPNFGKVETYRQQVLLPIQIKNAAATSFKLTVISQGCADAGLCYPPITQVADIKLPAATTKLVTDIKLPAAPAKLVEATPAPVQAVAITPDTVAVAETSIQAPLVQAAATTAPVEEAPDTDSVTSLLGSGNLPLILLSFFGFGLLLALTPCVFPMMPILSGIIVGQGKAISKKRALILSLAYVLGMATSYALAGVAAGLSGSLLSAALQNVWVLGSFAMVFVLLSLSMFGFYELQLPASLQSKLSNSANQQKGGSLLGVLIMGALSALIVGPCVAAPLAGALLYIAQTHNALLGGVALFVMALGMGVPLIIVGCAASALPRAGGWMENIKKVFGVLLLGVAIWLVSPVLPALFSMLAWGTLLIISAVFLHALDPLPPHTAGWPRFCKGLGVIALLAGSAMLIGALSGGRDPLQPLQGFQGIAAQAAAPHSQFERVTSVADLEEKLANSKQPVMLDFYADWCVSCKEMEKFTFTDPTVAARMGKMRLLQADVTANTDADKALLKRFKLFGPPGIIFFDPQGKEQFSTVGFQNAEAFKATLDKALK from the coding sequence ATGAAAACGTATTTAGATTTAATTCGCGTCGCAGCTTGTCCCCACCCAACACGCTTCAACAGAGAAACCATGTTTAAAACCATTAAAAGCACGCTATGCGCCGCACTTCTGGCACTGAGCTTTAGTCAGGCCTGGGCCGAGGATCCGGTTTTTTTAGAGCCTGAACAAGCGCTCAAAATGAGTGCCAAAGCTAAAGACCATCAAACGGTAGAAGTGCGTTTTGCCATTGCAGACGGCTACTATCTATATAAAAACAAACTTAAAATATCGGCCGATTCTGGTGTAGAGCTGGCAGCGCCCAAGTTCCCTCCCTCGCTGAGCCATGATGATCCTAACTTTGGCAAAGTAGAAACGTATCGCCAGCAAGTGCTGCTGCCGATTCAAATCAAAAACGCGGCCGCTACTTCGTTTAAGCTGACGGTGATTTCACAAGGCTGCGCCGATGCAGGGCTATGCTATCCGCCCATTACCCAAGTTGCTGATATCAAACTACCAGCCGCCACAACCAAGCTAGTAACAGATATTAAACTGCCAGCCGCTCCAGCCAAGCTCGTAGAAGCGACACCTGCACCAGTGCAAGCAGTTGCGATCACGCCAGATACTGTGGCCGTCGCTGAAACAAGTATTCAAGCTCCCCTTGTTCAAGCGGCAGCCACCACGGCCCCAGTTGAAGAAGCACCCGATACCGACTCGGTGACTAGCCTGTTAGGCAGCGGCAATTTACCGCTGATCCTACTTAGCTTCTTTGGCTTCGGCCTTCTGCTGGCGCTTACTCCCTGCGTCTTTCCAATGATGCCGATTTTGTCGGGGATTATCGTGGGTCAGGGCAAGGCCATCAGCAAGAAACGTGCACTGATCTTATCTCTCGCCTATGTATTAGGCATGGCAACAAGCTATGCCCTGGCTGGGGTTGCCGCAGGCTTATCCGGCTCGCTCCTCTCTGCCGCCTTGCAAAATGTCTGGGTGTTAGGCAGTTTTGCCATGGTGTTTGTACTGCTGTCTTTATCGATGTTTGGCTTTTACGAGCTGCAATTGCCTGCCAGCTTGCAAAGCAAATTATCCAATAGCGCCAATCAGCAAAAAGGCGGCTCCCTGCTTGGCGTACTGATTATGGGAGCCTTATCGGCGCTGATTGTCGGCCCCTGCGTAGCAGCACCACTGGCGGGCGCTCTGCTTTATATTGCGCAAACACATAATGCCTTGCTCGGTGGCGTGGCCTTATTTGTAATGGCGCTCGGTATGGGCGTGCCGCTGATTATTGTCGGCTGCGCCGCATCTGCCCTGCCCCGCGCTGGCGGCTGGATGGAAAACATCAAAAAAGTATTTGGCGTATTGCTACTAGGCGTGGCCATCTGGCTGGTCTCCCCGGTATTACCCGCTCTCTTTTCCATGCTGGCTTGGGGCACTTTGCTAATTATCTCGGCCGTTTTCTTGCATGCACTCGATCCACTCCCTCCCCACACCGCAGGCTGGCCACGTTTTTGCAAAGGCTTGGGCGTCATTGCCTTATTAGCAGGCTCCGCCATGCTGATCGGTGCTTTAAGTGGCGGCCGTGATCCATTGCAGCCGCTACAAGGCTTTCAAGGGATAGCTGCACAAGCTGCTGCCCCGCACAGCCAGTTTGAGCGCGTCACATCGGTTGCTGATTTGGAAGAGAAGCTGGCAAACAGCAAGCAGCCCGTCATGCTCGATTTTTACGCCGACTGGTGCGTGTCTTGCAAAGAGATGGAAAAGTTTACTTTTACCGACCCAACAGTTGCCGCCAGAATGGGCAAAATGCGCCTCTTACAAGCCGATGTCACTGCGAACACCGACGCAGATAAAGCCCTACTCAAACGCTTTAAACTATTCGGCCCACCAGGCATTATCTTTTTTGATCCGCAAGGAAAAGAGCAGTTTTCTACCGTGGGATTTCAAAATGCAGAAGCATTTAAAGCCACTTTGGATAAAGCTTTAAAGTAA
- a CDS encoding FecR domain-containing protein, which produces MRLVLLIGLLLTSFAYADPARVESVQLPAWLERGGVKKPLAPQIQLLPSDRIITGAGARVYVQLPEGSRVKLGENANLQLDQLNEANGKDGNVFKAALKMVTGAFRFTTNTLNKSAQRDVSVTVSTVTAGIRGTDLWGKADVDKNVVCLLEGKIAVGAEGHPQVELTEPLSFYIAPHDKEPLPVGKVEPEKLKKWAAETEIEGHAGAISQQGAWRIVWGSYAKIDQALALYDSLQVAGYPVKIRSQSKRHRVVLAGLASKADAQAVVAKVHQQVATPQAEIGR; this is translated from the coding sequence ATGCGTTTAGTGCTTTTAATAGGTTTATTACTTACTTCTTTTGCCTATGCCGACCCGGCCCGGGTGGAATCGGTGCAATTGCCAGCATGGCTGGAGCGGGGAGGGGTGAAAAAACCACTGGCACCGCAAATACAACTATTGCCTAGTGACCGTATTATCACCGGTGCAGGAGCAAGGGTGTATGTGCAGCTACCCGAAGGCAGCCGGGTGAAGCTGGGTGAAAATGCTAATTTACAGCTTGATCAGCTCAATGAGGCCAATGGTAAAGACGGCAATGTATTTAAAGCGGCACTGAAAATGGTAACCGGGGCTTTTCGTTTTACCACCAATACCTTGAATAAATCTGCGCAAAGAGATGTGAGTGTCACCGTATCTACCGTGACAGCGGGGATACGCGGCACGGATTTATGGGGCAAGGCCGATGTAGATAAAAACGTAGTTTGTCTGCTGGAGGGAAAAATTGCGGTTGGGGCTGAGGGGCATCCGCAGGTGGAGCTGACCGAGCCTTTGAGCTTCTATATTGCACCGCATGATAAAGAGCCCTTGCCAGTTGGCAAGGTAGAGCCGGAGAAACTTAAAAAGTGGGCCGCTGAAACCGAAATAGAAGGCCATGCAGGTGCAATCAGCCAACAGGGAGCATGGCGTATTGTGTGGGGTAGCTACGCCAAAATCGATCAGGCGTTGGCTCTTTACGATAGCTTGCAGGTGGCGGGCTATCCGGTAAAAATCCGCAGCCAGTCTAAGCGTCATCGTGTGGTGCTGGCGGGCTTGGCTTCCAAGGCCGATGCACAGGCCGTTGTTGCAAAAGTGCACCAGCAAGTGGCAACTCCGCAGGCAGAAATCGGGCGTTAG
- the leuS gene encoding leucine--tRNA ligase: MIELYTPSTIEAAAQQHWEKNQVFAAIEKAGQPKYYCLSMFPYPSGKLHMGHVRNYTIGDVLSRFHALNGFNVMQPMGWDAFGLPAENAAMKNKVAPAIWTYSNIEYMKTQLKSLGLAVDWNREIATCKPDYYRWEQWLFTRLFEKGVIYKKNGSVNWDPVDQTVLANEQVVDGRGWRSGAVVEKREIPMYYFKITDYAEQLLQDLDQLDGWPEQVKTMQRNWIGKSRGMDVTFPLAAASNGIDSLTVYTTRPDTLMGATYVAVAAEHPLATSAAVGNADLQAFIAECKSGSVAEADMATMEKKGMDSGHKVRHPLTGDLLPVWVANYVLMNYGTGAVMAVPAHDERDFAFAHKYNLPIKAVIETSAGRDVAEPWQDAYGEHGVLFNSGEFDGLNFEQAYDAMAAKLSAQNAGAPKTQYRLRDWGISRQRYWGCPIPIIHCDACGDVPVPEQDLPVVLPENVIPDGAGSPLARMPEFYETTCPKCGAAAKRETDTMDTFVESSWYYARYASPKCETGLVDKAASDHWLPVDQYIGGIEHAILHLLYARFFHKLMRDEGLVSGDEPFKKLLTQGMVVCETFYRDMDNGGKDWINFADVEIERDAKGKMISAVSKADGLPVMVAGVEKMSKSKNNGVDPQELIDLYGADTARLFMMFASPPEQSLEWSDAGAEGAHRFLKRFWKLSFDHVSTGVVAKYAAGEISKEQKALRFALHTAIGKVSDDYSRRQQFNTVIAAVMELLNTYSSMLNKGQLANDAGKAIAQEVLEAAALMLSPIVPHICESIWASLVPDSNLLNQSWPVVDTTALVQDEIEMMIQVNGKLRGSIRVAKDTPKEQIEALALGHEHVQKFIEGTPKKIIVVPGRLVSIVV, translated from the coding sequence ATGATCGAGCTCTATACACCGTCTACCATCGAAGCTGCAGCCCAGCAGCATTGGGAAAAAAATCAGGTTTTTGCGGCCATCGAAAAGGCCGGTCAGCCTAAATACTATTGTCTATCGATGTTCCCTTACCCAAGTGGCAAGCTGCACATGGGTCATGTGCGTAACTACACCATAGGCGATGTACTCTCACGCTTCCATGCTTTGAATGGTTTTAATGTCATGCAGCCTATGGGCTGGGATGCCTTTGGCCTGCCTGCTGAAAATGCCGCCATGAAAAACAAAGTGGCTCCAGCGATTTGGACTTACTCCAATATTGAATATATGAAAACCCAGCTCAAATCTTTGGGCTTGGCTGTGGATTGGAATCGTGAAATCGCCACTTGCAAGCCAGATTACTATCGCTGGGAACAATGGCTATTTACCCGCCTATTTGAAAAAGGCGTGATTTATAAAAAGAATGGCTCAGTAAACTGGGATCCGGTTGACCAAACCGTATTGGCGAATGAGCAAGTGGTGGATGGGCGCGGCTGGCGCTCTGGCGCAGTGGTTGAAAAGCGCGAAATCCCGATGTATTACTTCAAGATCACCGATTACGCCGAGCAATTGCTGCAAGATTTGGATCAGCTAGATGGCTGGCCCGAGCAAGTTAAAACCATGCAGCGCAATTGGATTGGTAAGTCACGCGGTATGGATGTGACTTTCCCACTGGCTGCCGCGTCAAACGGCATCGATTCGCTCACCGTTTACACCACTCGCCCAGATACCCTGATGGGTGCGACTTATGTGGCCGTTGCTGCCGAGCACCCGCTGGCAACTTCAGCAGCCGTGGGCAATGCTGACTTGCAAGCCTTTATTGCCGAATGCAAAAGCGGCTCCGTGGCTGAAGCCGATATGGCAACCATGGAAAAGAAAGGCATGGATTCCGGCCACAAAGTACGTCATCCACTGACAGGCGATTTACTGCCGGTGTGGGTTGCCAACTATGTGCTGATGAATTACGGCACCGGCGCAGTCATGGCCGTGCCTGCGCACGACGAGCGCGATTTTGCCTTTGCCCATAAATACAATCTGCCGATTAAGGCCGTGATTGAAACTTCAGCAGGCAGAGACGTAGCCGAGCCTTGGCAAGACGCCTACGGCGAGCACGGCGTGTTGTTTAATTCTGGCGAGTTTGATGGCCTGAATTTCGAGCAAGCATATGACGCAATGGCGGCTAAGCTATCTGCTCAAAATGCGGGCGCGCCAAAAACTCAGTACCGCTTACGCGACTGGGGTATTAGCCGCCAACGCTACTGGGGCTGCCCTATCCCTATTATTCATTGCGATGCTTGCGGTGATGTGCCCGTACCAGAGCAAGATTTGCCCGTTGTGCTGCCAGAGAATGTAATTCCAGATGGCGCTGGCTCGCCTTTGGCCCGTATGCCAGAGTTTTACGAAACAACATGTCCGAAGTGCGGCGCAGCAGCCAAGCGTGAAACCGACACGATGGATACCTTTGTCGAATCCTCATGGTATTACGCTCGTTATGCCTCACCAAAATGCGAAACCGGCTTAGTAGACAAAGCCGCGTCTGATCATTGGCTGCCGGTTGATCAGTATATCGGCGGCATTGAACACGCCATTTTGCATCTTTTGTATGCGCGCTTCTTCCACAAGCTGATGCGTGATGAAGGCTTGGTTTCTGGCGACGAGCCATTTAAAAAGCTGCTCACACAAGGCATGGTAGTGTGCGAAACGTTCTACCGCGATATGGATAACGGCGGTAAAGACTGGATTAACTTTGCCGATGTAGAAATCGAGCGCGATGCCAAGGGCAAAATGATTTCGGCGGTTAGCAAGGCCGATGGCTTGCCTGTGATGGTAGCGGGCGTCGAAAAAATGTCCAAATCCAAAAACAATGGCGTTGATCCGCAAGAGCTGATTGATCTATACGGTGCAGATACCGCCCGCCTGTTTATGATGTTTGCCTCGCCACCCGAGCAATCTTTGGAATGGTCGGATGCGGGTGCAGAAGGCGCACATCGCTTCTTGAAACGCTTCTGGAAGCTGTCGTTTGATCATGTCAGCACCGGCGTGGTAGCGAAATATGCCGCAGGCGAAATCAGCAAGGAGCAAAAAGCGCTGCGCTTTGCCCTGCACACTGCCATTGGCAAAGTGAGCGATGACTACAGCCGCCGTCAGCAATTTAATACCGTGATTGCCGCTGTAATGGAGCTGTTAAATACTTACTCCAGCATGCTCAATAAGGGCCAGCTAGCGAACGATGCTGGCAAGGCAATCGCTCAGGAAGTGCTGGAAGCCGCCGCGCTGATGTTGTCTCCGATCGTGCCGCATATTTGCGAATCGATCTGGGCATCACTGGTACCGGATTCCAACTTGCTGAATCAAAGCTGGCCAGTCGTTGACACTACAGCGCTAGTGCAAGACGAAATTGAAATGATGATTCAGGTCAACGGTAAACTGCGTGGCAGCATTCGCGTTGCCAAGGACACGCCAAAAGAGCAAATTGAGGCGCTGGCGCTGGGCCATGAACATGTGCAGAAGTTTATCGAAGGCACACCGAAGAAAATCATCGTTGTTCCGGGTCGCTTAGTCAGTATTGTGGTTTAA
- a CDS encoding LPS-assembly lipoprotein LptE yields MLKAFISLLLFSLLTGCGFHLRGTGPGTFPYTTAHVIGDSAVAQQLKQSLSTLPSVTLNAVKPAVVINIMSDSTEQKVLTVNNAGRVSEYRLLYRVSYSVQAGERQLIENGKLQLNRDYSYDENNSLGKDAEAALLITDMQQDAAQQILRRISALAKLKDAP; encoded by the coding sequence ATGCTTAAAGCCTTTATCTCTTTGCTTCTGTTTAGCCTGCTTACAGGCTGCGGCTTTCATTTGCGTGGCACTGGGCCGGGTACGTTCCCATACACCACAGCCCATGTGATCGGCGATAGCGCAGTTGCCCAGCAGCTAAAGCAAAGCTTATCCACACTGCCAAGCGTTACGCTCAATGCGGTTAAGCCCGCTGTTGTGATTAATATCATGAGCGATAGCACTGAGCAAAAAGTGCTCACCGTCAATAACGCAGGTCGTGTCAGCGAATATCGTTTGCTATATAGGGTGAGTTACAGCGTTCAGGCAGGCGAGCGCCAGTTGATTGAAAATGGCAAATTGCAGCTCAACCGTGATTACAGCTACGACGAAAACAATAGCTTGGGTAAAGATGCCGAAGCCGCACTCTTGATCACCGATATGCAGCAAGATGCCGCACAGCAAATTTTGCGCCGCATCAGTGCCTTGGCTAAGTTGAAAGATGCGCCGTAA
- the holA gene encoding DNA polymerase III subunit delta, translating into MRPDDLPRRLTKGLAELYTLHGDETLLVLEAAQQIRDAARAAGYSEREVLTVEPGFAWSSLEMLGNSFSLFSDKKLIELRITTGKPGVDGGKAIEAYCQRLPPDTITLVTCPRLDKTGQNSKWFQALSAKGEVLEAKNIEHRQLPEWIAARLARQQQKLAPEALQFLADRVEGNLLAAFQEIQKLALLHPAGEISVSDLQASVANVARYDVFQLGAALLTGDATRFARMLAGLRAEGEAPHLVLWSLAEEIRTLYRLGLGKQRGTPTAQLFKELRIWGEKQKLVEPALARVKAAQLKTALAHAALIDQMNKGIGKGEVWDELMVMCLPLLRKK; encoded by the coding sequence ATGCGCCCTGATGATCTCCCCCGACGTCTCACTAAAGGCCTTGCCGAGCTTTACACCCTGCATGGCGACGAAACCCTCCTCGTGCTCGAAGCCGCGCAGCAAATCAGAGATGCTGCGAGGGCTGCTGGCTATTCAGAGCGTGAAGTGCTTACCGTAGAGCCCGGCTTTGCTTGGTCTAGCCTGGAAATGCTGGGTAATTCTTTTTCGCTCTTTTCAGATAAAAAACTGATCGAGCTACGCATCACCACCGGCAAGCCGGGCGTTGATGGCGGCAAAGCCATTGAAGCCTATTGCCAGCGTCTGCCGCCCGATACGATTACCTTAGTCACCTGCCCACGGCTCGATAAAACGGGCCAAAACAGCAAGTGGTTTCAAGCACTGTCCGCCAAGGGCGAAGTGCTCGAAGCCAAAAACATCGAACACCGCCAACTGCCCGAATGGATAGCGGCGCGACTCGCCCGCCAGCAACAAAAACTCGCCCCCGAAGCACTGCAATTTTTAGCCGACCGGGTAGAGGGCAATTTACTGGCCGCCTTTCAGGAAATCCAAAAACTAGCCCTGCTACACCCAGCGGGTGAAATCAGCGTAAGTGATCTACAAGCCAGCGTTGCCAATGTAGCGCGCTACGATGTATTTCAACTTGGCGCAGCCTTACTCACGGGGGATGCCACCCGCTTTGCCCGCATGCTGGCAGGCTTACGTGCCGAAGGCGAAGCGCCGCATTTAGTGCTATGGTCGCTAGCCGAAGAAATCCGCACCCTCTATCGCTTAGGTCTTGGCAAGCAACGTGGCACGCCAACGGCTCAATTATTTAAAGAATTACGCATCTGGGGCGAAAAACAAAAACTGGTTGAGCCTGCGCTTGCTAGAGTAAAAGCCGCCCAACTCAAAACCGCCCTCGCCCACGCCGCTCTGATCGATCAAATGAATAAGGGCATAGGCAAAGGCGAAGTGTGGGACGAACTCATGGTGATGTGCTTGCCGCTGTTAAGGAAAAAATAA